The Cylindrospermopsis curvispora GIHE-G1 genome contains a region encoding:
- a CDS encoding DarT1-associated NADAR antitoxin family protein yields MAKRPIFIPSPETFPFVEEKLIEFEWHPGFAKVQYQRSITSLHDAAAKCNIYPVLEISSKSLKSLGINLSAFNLKFSKDQYTLSVECAYQGSKFFTKGGPFLDLYHVSSREAKKDERIHNSGDFVGYKFFEEDFPSKPVTAFYDWLYLKALHQNKSLANELLHYEGFSDIAFNPKKSLNCQARAAALFVALYRKNEIQNVIEDKSYYLNLIGSKKVNKMKSLVETTGTQQSLQLELSVSN; encoded by the coding sequence ATGGCTAAGCGTCCTATTTTTATTCCTAGTCCTGAAACTTTTCCTTTTGTAGAAGAAAAGTTGATAGAATTTGAGTGGCACCCTGGCTTTGCAAAAGTACAATATCAAAGGTCAATCACTTCACTTCACGATGCGGCAGCTAAGTGTAACATATATCCAGTTTTGGAAATATCTTCAAAGTCTTTAAAGTCTTTAGGTATTAACTTGAGTGCGTTTAACCTGAAGTTTTCAAAGGATCAGTATACTCTTTCAGTTGAGTGCGCATATCAGGGAAGTAAATTTTTCACCAAGGGTGGTCCTTTTTTAGACCTCTATCATGTTTCCAGTAGAGAAGCAAAAAAAGATGAAAGAATACATAATTCTGGTGACTTTGTAGGATATAAATTTTTTGAAGAGGACTTTCCTTCAAAGCCAGTAACAGCATTCTATGATTGGTTGTATTTAAAAGCATTACATCAAAACAAATCACTTGCAAATGAATTATTGCATTATGAAGGTTTCTCTGATATCGCTTTTAATCCAAAAAAATCCCTGAATTGTCAAGCAAGAGCAGCTGCACTATTTGTAGCATTATACCGTAAAAATGAGATTCAAAATGTCATTGAAGATAAATCTTATTACCTTAATTTAATAGGATCCAAAAAGGTGAACAAAATGAAAAGCTTGGTTGAGACAACGGGAACTCAGCAATCTTTACAACTTGAATTATCTGTATCTAACTAA
- a CDS encoding DarT ssDNA thymidine ADP-ribosyltransferase family protein, whose protein sequence is MEEIWKDINSSKPSWLECVTKEVFGDEKLGQLRIQREQEEERKKLHQQNEQRRNEIRNICNRIGIESLVHFTRLENLENILEFGLIGRSQLDEMGFNFIYNDDRRIDFQREAICLSISFPNYRMFFKYRQKSSDSKWVVLLLNRSVLWELNCKFYRENAASNNARVADLMGSRSETSALIEMFEDYEGIERNSLNILNNFTTNPQAEVLVFDKIDPCFIDEVCFNSVQDMKQWDNLDTSNYPQRFSVNLYYFKPRNDYKIWQAKKTDV, encoded by the coding sequence GTGGAAGAAATTTGGAAAGATATAAATTCTTCAAAACCTAGTTGGCTTGAGTGTGTAACTAAGGAGGTTTTTGGAGATGAAAAATTGGGACAGTTACGGATTCAACGGGAACAAGAAGAAGAACGTAAAAAATTACATCAACAAAATGAACAGCGCAGAAATGAAATTAGGAATATATGCAATAGAATTGGAATCGAAAGTCTAGTTCATTTTACTCGTCTTGAAAATTTAGAAAACATTCTAGAGTTTGGTCTTATTGGAAGATCGCAACTCGACGAAATGGGTTTTAACTTTATATATAATGATGACCGCCGGATAGATTTTCAAAGAGAAGCAATTTGTTTAAGTATTAGTTTTCCTAATTATAGAATGTTTTTCAAATATAGACAAAAATCTAGTGATAGTAAATGGGTCGTTTTACTTTTAAATCGTTCAGTATTATGGGAATTGAACTGTAAATTTTATAGGGAAAATGCAGCATCAAACAATGCAAGAGTTGCCGATTTAATGGGAAGCAGATCTGAAACTTCAGCATTGATCGAAATGTTTGAAGATTATGAAGGGATTGAACGGAATAGTTTAAACATTCTAAATAACTTTACAACTAACCCTCAAGCGGAAGTTCTTGTTTTTGATAAAATTGATCCATGCTTCATTGACGAAGTTTGTTTTAATAGTGTACAAGATATGAAACAATGGGATAATTTAGATACTAGTAATTATCCACAAAGATTTTCTGTCAATCTGTATTATTTTAAACCTAGAAATGATTATAAAATTTGGCAAGCTAAGAAGACTGATGTATGA
- a CDS encoding ATP-binding protein, protein MVDLYEYQKEKDDSINQFATICNNYLNEKQIVYDEANVDISIQNTANDSTIDFRNLSSGEKQIISLFSKIYLEPHEDFIVLFDEPELSLSIEWQRGGFGDLQNDLIAQVLL, encoded by the coding sequence TTGGTTGATTTGTATGAGTACCAAAAAGAAAAAGATGATTCTATTAATCAATTTGCCACAATATGCAATAATTACTTGAATGAAAAACAGATTGTTTATGATGAAGCTAATGTAGATATATCAATTCAAAATACCGCAAATGATAGTACCATTGATTTTAGAAACTTATCATCTGGTGAGAAACAGATAATATCACTTTTTTCAAAAATATATCTAGAACCTCATGAGGATTTTATTGTCTTATTTGATGAACCGGAATTATCACTTTCTATTGAATGGCAAAGAGGGGGTTTTGGGGATTTACAGAATGATCTCATCGCGCAAGTATTACTCTAA
- a CDS encoding DUF4435 domain-containing protein: MNRNYHFLLNGKEGVLGIYRMISSRKYYSNVRAIYFVDRDFDESINQGGASAIYETPCHSVENFYTSVQCFSRIIRDEFQLQGLDENFNRCIDLYTKLQKEFHNAVELLNVWIACHTDKSSKLNLSKHKLSEFVSIDLDQVIAQYTLSDLRDKFPDVPIILESDCVLV; this comes from the coding sequence ATGAACCGGAATTATCACTTTCTATTGAATGGCAAAGAGGGGGTTTTGGGGATTTACAGAATGATCTCATCGCGCAAGTATTACTCTAATGTCAGAGCTATTTATTTTGTAGATAGAGACTTTGATGAATCAATTAATCAAGGTGGTGCAAGTGCAATATATGAAACTCCATGCCACTCAGTTGAAAATTTTTATACTTCAGTTCAATGCTTTTCCAGAATTATCCGAGACGAATTTCAACTACAAGGGTTAGATGAAAACTTCAACCGCTGTATTGACTTATATACCAAACTACAGAAAGAATTTCACAACGCGGTGGAGCTATTAAATGTGTGGATAGCCTGTCATACAGACAAATCCAGTAAACTAAATCTTTCAAAACATAAACTTTCAGAGTTTGTTAGTATTGATCTAGATCAAGTTATAGCCCAATATACCCTTAGTGACCTTCGTGATAAGTTTCCTGATGTGCCAATAATCCTAGAGAGTGACTGTGTATTGGTTTAA
- the psbA gene encoding photosystem II q(b) protein, with amino-acid sequence MTTAIQQRQSANVWDRFCEFITSTNNRLYIGWFGVLMIPTLLAATTCFIIAFIAAPPVDIDGIREPVAGSLMYGNNIISGAVVPSSNAIGLHFYPIWEAASLDEWLYNGGPYQLVIFHFLIGVACYLGREWELSFRLGMRPWICVAFSAPLAAATAVFLIYPIGQGSFSDGMPLGISGTFNFMIVFQAEHNILMHPFHMLGVAGVFGGSLFSAMHGSLVTSSLVRETTETESQNYGYKFGQEEETYNIVAAHGYFGRLIFQYASFNNSRSLHFFLAAWPVVGIWFTALGVSTMAFNLNGFNFNQSIIDSQGRVIGTWADVINRANLGMEVMHERNAHNFPLDLAAGEVAPVALTAPAING; translated from the coding sequence ATGACCACTGCCATTCAACAGCGCCAAAGCGCCAACGTATGGGATCGTTTTTGTGAATTCATCACCAGCACCAACAACCGCCTCTATATTGGCTGGTTCGGCGTGCTAATGATCCCCACCCTTCTCGCAGCTACCACTTGCTTCATCATCGCTTTTATTGCTGCTCCCCCCGTAGACATCGACGGTATCCGTGAACCCGTAGCTGGTTCCTTAATGTACGGTAACAACATCATCTCCGGTGCTGTAGTTCCCTCCTCCAACGCTATTGGTTTGCACTTCTACCCCATTTGGGAAGCTGCATCCTTAGATGAATGGTTATACAACGGTGGTCCTTACCAACTAGTAATTTTCCACTTCTTGATTGGTGTAGCCTGCTACCTAGGTCGTGAATGGGAATTATCCTTCCGTTTAGGCATGCGTCCTTGGATTTGCGTAGCATTCTCCGCTCCTTTGGCAGCTGCTACCGCAGTATTTTTAATCTACCCCATCGGACAAGGTTCATTCTCTGATGGTATGCCTTTAGGTATCTCTGGAACCTTCAACTTCATGATTGTGTTCCAAGCAGAGCATAACATCCTCATGCACCCCTTCCACATGTTAGGAGTAGCAGGTGTATTCGGTGGTAGCTTGTTCAGCGCTATGCACGGTTCCTTGGTAACATCTTCCTTAGTAAGAGAAACAACTGAAACCGAGTCTCAGAACTATGGTTACAAGTTCGGACAGGAGGAAGAAACCTACAACATCGTAGCAGCACACGGTTACTTTGGTCGCTTGATATTCCAATATGCTTCATTCAACAACAGCCGTTCACTACACTTCTTCTTGGCAGCATGGCCAGTAGTAGGAATATGGTTTACAGCACTGGGTGTAAGCACCATGGCATTCAACCTGAATGGATTCAACTTCAACCAATCCATCATTGATTCTCAAGGTCGTGTAATAGGTACATGGGCTGACGTAATCAACCGCGCTAACCTAGGTATGGAAGTAATGCACGAGCGTAACGCCCACAACTTCCCCTTAGACCTAGCTGCTGGTGAAGTAGCTCCTGTAGCATTGACTGCTCCTGCAATCAACGGTTAA
- a CDS encoding restriction endonuclease yields MPVPNFQSLMLPVLKTAAQGEVKFSAVISLLAKSLGLSQEDISELVPSGKQTVLANRVGWAKTYLKKAKLIEYTKRGYFSITQLGKDVLESNPSEINSAYLMEFEDFRQFKKVTEDEESSIILTNDVTQTPHELIASAHKQIQSALIQELLDPILAAPPDFFERLIINLLMSMGYGGSVQNSGRALGKSGDDGIDGVIDQDALGLDRVYIQAKRYSPGNSIGSGAIRDFFGSLDRHKANKGLFVTTSSFSSSAKETIEFLSKRIVLIDGNQLAKLMISFNVGCRIEETLYIKKIDEEFFE; encoded by the coding sequence ATGCCAGTTCCAAATTTTCAATCCCTCATGTTACCAGTCCTTAAAACTGCAGCTCAAGGTGAAGTAAAATTTTCAGCTGTTATCTCATTGCTTGCAAAATCATTGGGACTTTCCCAGGAGGATATTAGCGAACTGGTTCCATCTGGAAAGCAGACGGTTCTTGCTAATCGAGTAGGATGGGCAAAAACCTATCTCAAAAAAGCTAAACTAATAGAATATACTAAACGGGGATACTTTTCGATTACACAGCTGGGCAAGGATGTATTAGAATCAAACCCATCTGAAATTAACAGTGCTTATCTGATGGAATTTGAGGATTTCAGACAATTTAAAAAAGTAACTGAAGATGAAGAATCATCTATAATTCTAACTAATGATGTAACACAGACACCTCATGAATTAATAGCATCTGCTCATAAGCAAATTCAATCTGCTTTAATCCAGGAATTATTGGATCCTATTCTCGCAGCACCTCCGGATTTTTTTGAGCGCCTCATTATTAATCTACTTATGAGTATGGGATATGGAGGTTCAGTACAAAATTCTGGACGTGCACTGGGAAAAAGTGGAGATGATGGAATTGATGGTGTAATAGACCAGGATGCGCTAGGCTTGGATCGGGTATATATTCAGGCAAAACGATATAGCCCCGGTAATAGTATTGGATCCGGGGCTATTCGTGATTTTTTTGGTAGTCTTGACCGACACAAAGCTAATAAGGGACTTTTTGTTACCACGTCTAGCTTTTCTTCCTCTGCAAAAGAAACTATAGAGTTTTTAAGTAAAAGAATAGTCCTTATTGATGGAAATCAATTAGCCAAGCTGATGATTAGCTTTAATGTGGGATGTCGAATAGAAGAAACACTCTATATCAAGAAAATAGATGAGGAATTTTTTGAATAA
- a CDS encoding DUF7680 family protein: MQEFQLRIVPTDNNNFAVELYQCAYKKAGEKKRPAAKRIGRLKSSILVQVREMVYDCLKANNYDPKTLTHNRQAHYVLNEETGVNLALLFQTIQPLSKVERISNIAQGIQAMSYEESHYWFAKVSNGKRSQALRAIRVLLGD; encoded by the coding sequence ATGCAGGAATTTCAGTTGCGAATAGTGCCCACGGATAATAATAACTTTGCTGTTGAGTTATATCAATGTGCCTATAAAAAAGCAGGAGAAAAGAAACGTCCTGCTGCTAAACGAATTGGCAGGTTAAAAAGTAGTATATTAGTACAGGTTCGGGAGATGGTTTATGATTGTTTGAAAGCGAATAACTACGATCCAAAGACTTTAACGCATAATAGGCAAGCTCATTATGTATTAAACGAGGAAACGGGAGTGAACCTAGCTTTATTATTTCAGACTATACAACCCCTTTCAAAAGTAGAAAGAATAAGTAATATTGCTCAGGGAATACAAGCTATGAGTTATGAAGAATCTCATTATTGGTTTGCTAAAGTTAGTAATGGGAAACGTAGCCAAGCTTTAAGAGCTATTAGGGTTTTGTTGGGTGACTAG
- a CDS encoding ATP-binding protein, translating to MLSTIFKTCAPREEILAGELSLDLFAAKLESVVKGTAPKVYNDPKTFFENTFATDGLKNLITEVFGRLSGTMVGSPIIRLETSFGGGKTHDEIALWHIAKHGRKIPGIERFTDNIEIIPSYAVKAGAIACQDLEPADGVFHGDTGIRTYTLWGEIAYQLGGVEGYSLLKGADELRVSPGTDVLRRIIQDAPTVIILDEIAMYLRRAKAITVGESDLAKQVVAFLFAMMDLAASTNNIVLVYTLASANDSFGEETREVREALSISARQERIIKPSTDVEIYNIVKQRMFSSICSNAARDAGREYMQVYKNSRLDLPSGCKDSSYAESIEQSYPFHPELFNLLTKKIASIPNFQRTRGALRLLAIVIRYLWQELEDLAENSAIMGENSPFWIPMIHPHHIPLGMEEEITSDLTSRLDRPLMRIPIQADIYNPDGREAHSQIQDKEWSAADKPPFTSWVTRTIFLNSINQGTAAGIRVSELNLCLLTPGMDIGFVETVLERLGEVAWYLDYDQFTSTARFKEEPSLNKVIAQEKEQVTTTETKERLRRERDTIFADHCFKLVSGPVNPSDVDDVADSIALCVIDFDEATISDTTQVAPTLVERVFENTGESGKFRIYKNRLLFLVANKQELERSLDNMREYIAIENIMRSADKLQDLSEGQRKKLKEREGNFKLNVRVSIGNTYRHLFYPESDRVKAPKGLMHYTLPAQDSGDAKKKQQEVLLKKLRDCGKIRMEDAAAYAPSYIVQKVWPAGIDHWKTKEMKEAFFKDVSLKMFLDGEISKLRETIRNGILDGSWDMKIGEKVFIKAENLKVPDSIEFSEGVELYRPGILELPKPREIEISAQVMFSKDMKKPVRVGWRASGGLKVQMYENGKIIDKEFRPRDEYSTEIGETTIFKIVVDYGNGEILEKETTAFIGRGGNEGERYGDSTRKTTVGGFSAAESGSIFAVKPLIFSYAGTVNSSFVKLSDFIKDNKPAGIQEIEISVTEPMDYRKLFTAIPLVAKLPMYINHIATISLEEQFLRLEYQGPEKGFKVFQGVLNSFLNNPQVKADLLLKLEFKFLSPIMVEGGEIRDLKKALERNPVDNLNLVAKVTY from the coding sequence ATGTTAAGTACCATATTTAAAACCTGCGCTCCTCGGGAGGAAATTTTAGCAGGGGAACTGTCGTTAGATCTATTCGCTGCTAAGTTGGAATCGGTAGTAAAAGGTACAGCACCTAAAGTATATAATGACCCGAAAACCTTTTTTGAAAATACTTTTGCTACGGATGGCTTAAAAAATTTAATTACTGAAGTATTTGGTAGACTCAGTGGAACTATGGTAGGTTCACCTATCATTCGATTAGAGACTAGCTTTGGTGGTGGTAAAACCCATGATGAAATAGCTTTATGGCACATTGCTAAACATGGTAGAAAGATTCCCGGTATAGAAAGATTTACTGATAATATTGAAATTATACCAAGTTATGCGGTTAAGGCTGGGGCTATTGCCTGTCAAGACTTAGAACCTGCGGATGGGGTGTTTCATGGGGATACGGGAATTAGGACTTATACTCTGTGGGGAGAAATTGCTTACCAATTGGGGGGAGTAGAAGGTTATAGCTTGCTCAAGGGTGCGGATGAACTAAGAGTTAGTCCTGGAACGGATGTGTTGAGAAGAATTATTCAGGATGCTCCTACGGTGATTATTCTGGATGAAATAGCAATGTATTTGAGAAGGGCAAAAGCAATAACTGTAGGTGAGAGTGATTTGGCTAAACAGGTTGTAGCTTTTTTGTTTGCGATGATGGATTTAGCTGCTTCTACTAATAATATCGTGTTGGTATATACTCTGGCTTCCGCTAATGACAGTTTTGGAGAGGAAACGAGGGAGGTGAGGGAAGCTCTTTCTATTTCTGCTAGACAGGAAAGAATTATCAAACCTAGTACGGATGTGGAGATATATAATATAGTTAAGCAAAGAATGTTTAGTAGTATATGTTCTAATGCGGCAAGGGATGCTGGGAGGGAATATATGCAAGTTTATAAGAACAGTCGATTAGATCTACCTAGTGGATGTAAGGATAGTAGTTATGCTGAAAGTATTGAACAGAGCTATCCATTTCATCCTGAACTATTTAATCTACTGACTAAGAAGATAGCATCCATTCCTAATTTCCAGCGCACGAGGGGAGCATTACGGTTATTGGCTATAGTTATTCGCTATCTTTGGCAAGAATTGGAAGATTTAGCTGAGAATTCAGCTATAATGGGTGAAAATTCACCTTTTTGGATTCCTATGATCCATCCCCATCATATTCCCCTGGGTATGGAGGAAGAAATCACCAGTGATTTAACTTCTCGTTTGGATAGACCACTGATGCGAATACCTATCCAAGCAGATATTTACAATCCAGATGGTCGGGAAGCACATAGTCAAATACAGGATAAGGAATGGAGTGCAGCAGACAAACCACCTTTTACTAGCTGGGTTACCAGAACTATTTTTCTTAATTCTATCAACCAAGGGACTGCAGCAGGTATTCGGGTTTCGGAACTGAATTTATGTTTGCTCACACCTGGTATGGATATTGGTTTTGTAGAAACGGTTTTAGAGAGATTAGGAGAGGTTGCTTGGTATTTAGATTATGACCAATTTACATCTACTGCTAGGTTTAAAGAAGAACCATCACTCAATAAGGTGATTGCTCAAGAAAAGGAGCAAGTAACTACTACAGAAACGAAGGAACGTTTAAGAAGGGAACGGGATACAATTTTTGCAGATCATTGTTTTAAACTGGTTTCTGGTCCGGTGAATCCCAGTGATGTGGATGATGTGGCGGATTCTATAGCTTTATGTGTAATAGATTTTGATGAAGCAACTATTTCTGATACTACCCAAGTTGCGCCCACTTTAGTGGAAAGAGTTTTTGAAAACACGGGAGAATCGGGAAAATTCCGGATTTATAAAAATCGATTATTGTTCCTGGTGGCTAATAAGCAGGAGTTAGAACGTAGTTTGGATAACATGAGGGAATATATTGCTATAGAAAATATAATGAGGTCTGCTGATAAGTTACAGGATTTATCCGAGGGTCAACGGAAAAAGCTCAAGGAAAGGGAAGGCAATTTTAAGTTAAATGTAAGGGTGTCAATTGGCAATACCTACCGTCACCTATTTTACCCTGAGAGCGATCGGGTGAAAGCACCAAAGGGATTAATGCACTATACTTTGCCTGCGCAGGATTCAGGTGATGCTAAAAAGAAGCAGCAGGAAGTGTTGCTGAAGAAATTAAGAGATTGTGGAAAGATTAGAATGGAGGATGCAGCTGCTTATGCACCTAGTTATATAGTACAAAAAGTGTGGCCAGCGGGGATTGATCATTGGAAAACTAAGGAAATGAAAGAAGCGTTTTTCAAGGATGTGAGTTTGAAGATGTTTTTAGACGGAGAAATAAGTAAGTTGAGGGAAACCATTCGCAATGGGATTTTGGATGGTTCCTGGGATATGAAAATTGGAGAGAAGGTGTTTATTAAAGCTGAAAACTTGAAAGTTCCTGATTCTATAGAGTTTTCGGAGGGAGTGGAGTTGTATCGTCCGGGGATTTTGGAACTGCCAAAACCAAGAGAGATTGAAATAAGTGCGCAGGTGATGTTTAGTAAGGATATGAAAAAACCTGTTCGAGTGGGGTGGAGAGCATCGGGAGGGTTGAAGGTACAAATGTATGAAAATGGAAAGATTATTGATAAGGAGTTTCGACCCCGGGATGAATATAGCACTGAGATTGGGGAAACCACAATTTTTAAAATAGTTGTGGATTATGGGAATGGGGAAATTTTGGAGAAGGAAACCACAGCGTTTATAGGGAGGGGTGGTAATGAAGGTGAGAGGTATGGTGATAGCACGAGAAAGACTACAGTTGGAGGATTTAGTGCAGCAGAATCAGGAAGTATTTTTGCGGTCAAACCATTAATATTTAGCTATGCAGGAACGGTAAATAGTAGCTTTGTGAAACTGAGTGATTTTATTAAGGACAATAAACCAGCGGGAATTCAGGAAATAGAAATTTCTGTGACAGAACCCATGGACTATAGGAAGTTATTTACAGCTATTCCCCTAGTAGCCAAATTACCTATGTATATCAACCATATAGCCACAATTAGCTTAGAGGAGCAGTTTTTGAGATTGGAGTACCAAGGACCAGAGAAAGGATTTAAAGTTTTTCAGGGAGTGCTTAATAGTTTTTTAAATAATCCCCAGGTGAAAGCAGATCTACTATTGAAATTGGAGTTTAAATTTTTGTCACCAATTATGGTAGAAGGGGGAGAAATAAGAGATCTTAAAAAAGCGCTGGAACGGAATCCAGTAGACAATTTGAACTTAGTTGCCAAAGTTACCTATTAA